AAATGGTGTATTAAATGCTGCACAAtcattttgttgctgttccgGTGAATCGCAATGGTACaccaaattatttttatttacgcaTACCGATTGTCATCGGTGACATTTTTGCGCAATCAAATGTTTGCTGtcaaaaatatgtaaacaattCAAATATTGCGTACGCGTAGCATCATCACTTGCGAGGCTGGAAAGTAAAACATTACCAACACAATGAGATTCTGTACAATTACGTGGTTCTTGTTGTCCTTGCTGACTGTGGTAAGAACATTCATACGAAAGAATCGAATATCGAATGTGCACGTCCAATCTGTTATCCCTTTTCGTTTTAGATCACCGCAGAGTTCTCAGCCGAAGATTGCCGGGAATTGGGCCTTATCAAATCgcaattgttttgttcatcATGCAGCAGCTTGAGCGATTATGGACTGATTGAACTGAAGTAGGTGAACGTGTCCCTTTCGCATGAGAGTAGCatggttttaaaaacatttcttattGCAGGGAACATTGCCTAGAATGCTGCCAAAAGGACACGGCCAGTGATACGAAGCTAAAGGTATACCCGTCTGCGGTGCTAGAGGTGTGTACGTGCAAGTTTGGAGCGTACCCCCAGATACAGGCATTTATTAAAAGCGATCGACCGGCAAAGTTTCCTAACCTAACCATTAAGTACGTGCGTGGGTTGGATCCGATCGTGAAGCTGATGGATGAACAAGGCAATGTCAAGGAGACGCTCTCCATCACGAAATGGAACACTGACACAGTGCAGGAGTTTTTCGAGACGCGATTGGCAAAGGTTGAAGACGACGATTATCTAAAAACGAATCGTGTTTGATAATAAGCGCGTccgatataaataaaaaattgttaagcTAAGGAGATACTGTTCCATACAATTTGTTAAACACATGATCCGTATGCTTTTTCATAACATTTTGTTCCTAATGGCCCACTGAGTCATTTGTAGTTGAATCCTTTTCGACCCAAACTGTGCATGTAATTGAATCTGGAGTCAAACGACGGAAGAATTCAATACCTTTTTGCTTAATTACAATAGGgctattttacaatttatttaagaaaattaaaacctcGAGCATTGCATCTTCAAATCTGAGAACAGCAGTGAGAATGTCGAACCAGGCGCATAACAATTACCATTAAATTTTGTCAATATTGACGACACATTTGACCATTCACAAACATTTGAAAGCACTCAGAGATATTCTTTATGTCATGGTTTTATTCAACATTTGCCTTTTGCATTAATGCACTCATGCCAATGCCAATTATTTCATGGTTCTACATAGGAACAAGCCAATCATATTTATTTCCACTTTTGTATAATGTAAAGGAATCAATACATCAGCGAACAAACATAATTGTTGTTCAAGGCCCAAAAACATCTACGTTTCTAGTGTTAAAAGATTGACACTATTCAAGGTTGATAAGGGACCTTTATAAAATATAAGTGATAGTAAACAATCCTCCACAAAAGGGCTGCTGATATGCTCACTGGAGATGCATACAACGAATAGGTCATGTATGAAACTTTAAATCCATCCAATGAAGGCCATGGTTCCACTAACTTGTAgtagaaaaacacatttcatacATTCCGGTCGAAACCGATCGTTACCGGTATTATGCTTAACGGATATATAACCAAGATAACGGAACATTTGTACCCTTTCTTAGAGCAAGGAGAAAAGCATTTATAAGTACAAAACCTTATTACCACATAAATCAATAGTTGAACAGAACttcttgtttgaaattttaagtgtttaaacatttcaacTGAATCAATATTGCAAATTAAAGTTTGCTGTTACCCGCCGATTGAATTGTGTGACATACGCTGAAAGCACATCAACTTGCTGTGCACGCGGGTGGCGTTTTCTCCaagtttaaaaatgtgttgtttatgTGTTCCTAAACAATTATCGTGTCTCTCTTAATTCGTCTCTAATCTCAAATCGAGCTGGGTGtttttgtgagtgtgtgcgcgcCGTTCGCGCATGATTAAGTGTTATACGGACAGATGATCGTGTCTCAAGGAAGAACCAGTTTTAATACTAGAAATTACTGTTTTGTGCCATTTGCATCGATTCGCGTGTATAAATATCCTAACGCGCCTGTGATAAGTACAACACTCGCGCTTAATCCATCAAACGAGAAACAATGAAGACTTCCGTAAGTTCGCCACATGGATAGCCAAAGTTTTCGGGTTGAAGGTTCGAATATCGAATGAagcattaatttcttttacctTCAGATGATTCTGCTACTCTGTGCCGCAATCGTATTGGTTGCAGCCGAAGACAGGAAGGGTCCTTCTAATACGCACCAGGACGCCAAGCAGCATGAGAGTCacggtcagcagcagcagcagcagcagcaacagcatcagctGAAGCAACAGAAGCCTCACGAACAGTACCACCAGGGTCCAGCTTCCCAGCAACACCCACTGAAGCAGAATCAGCAACCACAGCCGTCCGCCTACAAACATAAGCGAGAGACGCCAAAGGATAATGCTGACGGACAATCGACCACCGGTGCACCGAAGGTAACCGTAGATCCGAAACAACCGTCGGTTCTGCCGGCCGTCATCGGTCAGGCACCGAAAACCAAGCGTGATACCGTAGCTGCTCAGCCTGCTGCCCGTCCCTCCACAAACGCTCCACCAAAGGCTGCTACTTACAGCCAGCAGAGAAAATCTCAATCACCCCCACGTCCTACCGCCGCCAAGCTGAACCGTGACCAACCCTCTAACACTGCACAGTCGGCTACAAATGCTAAGGCTCCGGCTGCCGCGAACCAACAAGGTTCCTCCTCGACCACAGCTAACCCGTCGAAGAAGTTGTAAATTCGCTGAAAGGAATACGAAATGTTGGCcgataatttaattatcgtttttttattaaaatggtgtgttttctttttcgccaaaaaataaacacttagCAGTTGCAATTTCATAAAACAGTTGTAGAGTTGATCGTCTCTTCTTCGGTCGATCGAGTGATCGAGTGTATGATGGATGACGTTGAAAGAAACGTTCCCTAGtctccaggcgttgaagtctccGTACGTCGCGGCAAAATCAAACCGCGAAAGACCTGTTTCATAATTTCGGACACCAGAAGGCATACACCTGTCTGTTGACGACATAATAAATATTGCATTTGTCTCAGTATTTTCGTGTTCTGATTAGGAGATTATTCTTTCATATCCTTCGGATTTTTCGTATGCGTTGGAggtctcaaaaaaaaaaacgtttatcCAGTCCATGTGAACACTGTGATCTCCCGACTTTCGCCTGATAGTTTTTGGTGAAGGAGGCTACTTTCAGACTTATATTGGCGAAGATTTCAAGTCTTTACCgaaagaaattatttcctatttttaGATGGACAACCCGGTGCTttgggcggcccggtggtgtatatgATACCCGGCAGggccggggatcaaatcccatccggaccgtctccccgtatcAAGTActaactatccggctacgcggtaaaaagtctttttttttttgttaacggggagggaaccttcaaaaggtaaccacctcgaagggcggcttgcggctacaaaccaatccctccgagatgggttatgtggaattcatcgtgacgctgggcccgtgaagcggacccggcagccgatgggaccctaactaaaccactcctcgacctgatccgaaccctgccgatgcgcttgatgtccGGCGGTaaaaagtctagtaagccagaaatggccagcgtgACCTTAGGGGTCgtttaaagccaacaagagatagagagagatatatatatatatatatatatatatatatatatatatatatatatatatatatatatatatatagagagagagagagagattagcACCCTGTTAAGAAGCTTCTTCCAGAACATGATATGAAGGTCCTCTACGCTGATCTTCTTAATGAAAGACATAACAGGTCTCACGTCTGCACCTTATCTACTGTGGAGCGAACTGAATTAGACTTCTGTTCGACACTGGAACTTCTGTTCCAGAAGTGGGAAcatattaaaatacaaaatcggtaatatcaaacaaaaagtgtCTGGCGTAACGCCTCCCCAACTAAAACGTCTTCTCTCGCTATTTCAAAACATATCCTTTAATGCATTTGCTTGACTCCCGTTTAGCCGTTTCGCTTTCGTTAAACTAATCGATGATCCTTGCATCGATTTATCAGAATTTTGAAAGGTTTTTTCCCTGTAGTTAAGGtgcgtaaaaaataaatgaactaTTTTGTTCTCTATATCTTGCTACGCTCGATAGGAAGTTAATACTAACGATCATTAGttgatatgaaatatgaaagaaATAGGATCGCTGTGCGAAATACTAGAATATTCTCTTCTCTATTCATCTACGAACGATAGATGGAGAATAGTGTTATCACCTCTACTAAAACAATATCACAGTATGGAAAAAGACAAAATAcctcatttttgaagaacTTTACAAAAATGTACGAAGATTTCAACGCATGGAAAACGACGAACGTTTCTATTCGCATTGTTAACTTCGATAGATTATGAGGTTTAGGGCATTAAATGTGTAAGACTCAGCACTAAGATTCAAAAATAGGTTCTTTGCACTCGTTTATAGACTTTCTTGCTTACTTAAAATATCATTATATATCTTCTGAATAAACATAAGCCTGCCATTAGACATTTTGTATTGCTGTTCGAAGGTGTAATAATAGATAGGTTAACGTGCTTACAACACAGAAAGAAAGCATTACATTAAATGCAAATTTCCAATATTTGCAAGTATGAAGCAATAACTTTTGGCAACATACAACGGCACAGAAGCATTGGTTGTgtcgttataaaaaaaaccccaacattACATAACGATAAAGTATGTcaaagtgtgttttgttgccaaaaaaaaccccccgactTCATACGAAATCGTACAGCACGAACCGGCATTGTGACCTCCAGCAGctgaaacacaacaaaacaatcgacATTGAGGCTCATCGGGACTTACTCATCGTTTACCACAATGCCCCCCCTCCGGGGAAGTGATAATCGGCCGTGTTTTACTCTTTCACTTATCTGCCATCGGGTGGTGCTGGCGTGAAGCTGTGTTCGCCGTACGTCGGCGTGACGATCGACGATGGATGCGAATTAGTTAAGTACATATCAATCCAGGGTAATTCTTCTACTTCTATTGCTCCAGTGTCATCAACCAACCTGCGCGTACGGTGCAGAGGTGCGAATGGCGCGCCGACAAATGGATGCGTAAAAAATTCACATTCAGCATATAAAAGCGAACCTTTGCTCAGATTCGACGATCACTTATTACTTGCTATTCGTGCATTGTGGCGCTATTGTGctagaaaggaaaatgattaaatttgtaagtaaaagtttttgaagtaattttctttttgtaacataaattattaaacaaaatctGCTTACTTTCAATTCGCTTTcaggtttgtgtgtttgcgctGTTGGCCGTTAGTTGCTTAGCCTTGCCAGTGGAAGAGCATCCTAAACTATCACGCCCTTCACCTATAAATCCCGATGTTGCCAGCGACCCGAAACCAACCGAACTGAAGGAAGCGGCCAGCCCATCTTCATCTACTACCGAGAGTCACATCCAAAAAGTCCCTGCATCTGGGGTGAAACTTAGCGTTGAAGTAGCGACAAAAGATGA
The DNA window shown above is from Anopheles funestus chromosome 3RL, idAnoFuneDA-416_04, whole genome shotgun sequence and carries:
- the LOC125771026 gene encoding selenoprotein F encodes the protein MRFCTITWFLLSLLTVITAEFSAEDCRELGLIKSQLFCSSCSSLSDYGLIELKEHCLECCQKDTASDTKLKVYPSAVLEVCTCKFGAYPQIQAFIKSDRPAKFPNLTIKYVRGLDPIVKLMDEQGNVKETLSITKWNTDTVQEFFETRLAKVEDDDYLKTNRV
- the LOC125771020 gene encoding activating signal cointegrator 1 complex subunit 2 homolog, yielding MKTSMILLLCAAIVLVAAEDRKGPSNTHQDAKQHESHGQQQQQQQQQHQLKQQKPHEQYHQGPASQQHPLKQNQQPQPSAYKHKRETPKDNADGQSTTGAPKVTVDPKQPSVLPAVIGQAPKTKRDTVAAQPAARPSTNAPPKAATYSQQRKSQSPPRPTAAKLNRDQPSNTAQSATNAKAPAAANQQGSSSTTANPSKKL